GCACGCGGCGGCGCTGCTGTCGAACGAGGGCATCGAGGTCACCCGATTCCTCGAGCAGGCGGCACCCTCCGTGTCCGCGCTGCTCGCCACCCTGCCGTCGATCGCCGCCGAGGTAGACCGGGGCGAGTACGCCACGCCGTACGGTGCGCTGCGGCACCACCTGCCGTCGATCGAGGACCTGGTCCGGGAGAGCCGGGCACGCGGCATCGACCACGAACTGCCGGAGTACACGTTGGACCTGGTCGGCCGGGCGCTCGACGCGGGTCACGCGGACGACAGCTACTCGCGGCTGGTGGAGCACTTCCAGGCTCGGTGAGCGCCGTCGGCCGGGCTCGACATCGTCCGTGCCTGCCGATGGGGTCCGGCCTACGAGGTGACTCCCGGGCTCGGCCTCCTCCGAGGCTGAGGGCGGGTGGCGGCCCCGTTGCGTGCGCTGCCGAGATGCGGGCAGGCCGCCGTGGCTACCGCAGGGCGGAGTTCGCGCGGGGATTCCGTCATGCGAAACCCCGTCGGGGGCGAGCCCGCAGGAGGCACGTCATCGCAAGCGGCAAGGTCATCCGCTGCGACCGAGGCCAGCATCGACGGTCGCGGCCTCCGGCCCCGCTGACAGCGCCACCCCGACCAGACCCAGCCTGCCTCACGCCCTCGGTCATCACGACGACGGAGAGCGTCACAGCCAGGACGGCGGACCACTCTCGACACCCGGCCCGCCGTGCCGCGAGTCGTCGGGCGCGGCGACGACGTGGCAGGCGCCTCGGCCGTCGGCCCGGGCGACGATCCGGCCGGACTCGATCCGGACGGCGATCTCGGTCCCGTCGCTGACCGCAGGCACTCCGGCGGCCGAGGCCAGGGCGCCCGACTCGTCCAGTACCACCTGGAGCCGGGGCCACGCGGACTCGGGGAAGGCCTGCCGAAGGCAGCCCGCCAGGTCCGCGAGCACCAGCCTGGCCAACGGCGCCAACTCGCCCGTCTCCCCGGTGACCAGCACGGCGGTGACGCGCGTACCGGCAGGCACGGCACGCACGGCGTCCTCGGCGGCGGCGAGGCGATGCAGCCCGAGCACGGCCACCACCCCGTCGCCGAACTCGGCGGGAACGTCCCGGACCAGGTCGATCGACGCAGGAGGGGACCACGAGGCGTCGACCGGCTCGGCCTGAGTGAGGAACGGCGGGACCGTCCAGCCGTCGTCGAGATCGAGATCCACCGCCTGCTCACAGGCCTTGACGACGTTGAACGGTTCGAGGAAGCCGGGAGCGGCGGCGGCGAGTTGGCTCGCGCCGTGCAGGGTCGTCAGCACCGTCTCCGCCACCCGCACCAGCCTGCCCGGTCGCGCACCCCGCAGCGCCGGTCGTCGCGCGGCGACATCCTTGCGGGTCAGGTTCTCCAGCGCCAGCCCCAGCAGGAGCGCGTCCAGCTGCATGAGCTGCGCGAAGGGCTGCCTGGTCCGCCGCTCCACGAGGATCTCGGAGAACAGCTCCATGCCGAGCCGTGCCGAGCCGTGGGGCTCCTCGGTGTCGGCGAGCGGAAGTCGGGCGACCCAGGCGCGGGCCAGGGCGCCGAGCGCCTCGCGGGGCGTGCGGCCGGGCTCCTGATAGGACGGTGCGGGCTGCTGCCCGGCGATCTCGGCCAGGACGGCGAAGTACAGGGCCCGTTTGCCGGGGAAATTGGAGTAGACGGCGCCTCGGGTGAGCTCGGCCCGCTCGGCGATGGCGTCGACCTTCGCGTCGCGGAACCCGCGATCGGCGAACTCCTCGCGCGCCGCCGCCAGCACTCTGGCCCGGTTGCGCTCCTGCATCTCCGCCCGGTTGAGCCTGGCCATCGTGCTCCTCGTCCCGACGATCCGTCGTTCGCCCGTCGGTTCAAGATACCGACGGCATGTATATGATGAGAACATCTGATTGAAGCATCTGAAATTGGAGCGCGCATGGCAGCCGTCAGTGCCCAGGACCGCATCCCCGAGATCGACCTGTCCGATCCGGAGTTGATGCGGGACCCCTGGTCCCGGTACGGGGCGGCGCGCGAGCGATCACCACTGGCTCGACTGCTGATCCCCGGACTCGGCACGATGTGGGCCCTGCTGCGACACGACGGCGCCAGGGCGATGCTGAGCGACCCGCGATTCGAGCTCAATGCGGGCAGTTTCGCCCATCGACCGGCCGTCGCCGAGGAATACCTGCCCTACCTGCGGACCATGCAGGAGCTGGAGGGACCGGAACACCACCGACTCCGCAGGCTGGTGGCACCCGCGTTCACCGCGCGGCGCGCGGCGCGATTCCGGCCGAGGATCGAGCGCATCGTCCACCGTCTGCTCGACGAGCTGCCGGACCACGTCGCGGACGGCACCGTGGACCTGCAACGGCACTTCACCCGGCCGCTGCCGATGGACGTGATCTGCGAGCTGGTCGGCATCCCGGAGTCGGACCGGCCCCGGTGGCGGGAGTACGGCGCGATCATCGCCGCCGGTCACGGTGCCGGGCTGGCCGAGGCGATCCCCGGCATCGTCGAGGGCGCGACGGCGGCGGTCGCGGTGCGACGCGCCGAGCCCGCCGACGACCTGGTCTCCGATCTCCTCCGTGCCCAGTCCGAGGACGGCGACCGACTGGACGACGTCGAGCTGGTCACCCTGATCTGGAATGTCGTGCTCGCGGGCCAGACCCCGACGCACCTGGTGGCGAACTCCGTGGCGGCCCTGCTCGACCACCCGCAGCAGCTCGCCGCGCTCCGCGCCGACGACGCACTGCTGCCCGGCGCCGTCGAGGAGCTGACGCGCTGGTGCGGCCCGCAGCTGCTGGCGATCCCCCGGCAGGCACGGGAGGACGTCGAGATCCACGGCACGCTGATCAGCAGGGGGGACCGGGTGACGGCGGCGCTGGCGGCCGTCAACGGCGATCCTCGGGTGTACGCCGACCCCGACCGGCTCAACCTCCAGCGGACGCCGGGCGCGGCGGGACACCTCGGCTTCCTGCACGGTCCGCACTTCTGCCTCGGGGCGTCGATCGCCCGCGTGCAGACCGAGGTCGCGCTCGGCGCGCTGCTGCGGCGATTCCCCGACCTGGCGTCGGCAGGCACCCCGCAGCGCGTGCCCGATCCCGGCAACTGGCGACTGGCCGCCCTGCCCGTGACGCTCGGGGCGCCTGTCGCCGATCCCGCTCCGTCGTGAGCGGGAACGGCGTGGACGAGCTGCACGACGACCGGCAGGAGCCAGGACGGAGTGCTGGCGACCGGCGACGACACCGCAGATCGCCGTGCAGGCCCCCGCGCGACAGGAGGGCAGGGGCCGGCCTCTCTAGCCTCTCTAGCCGCCGAGGCGCGGCGGGCGTGCTGCCCGCCGGTCGACGGTCGTGCCCGACGGACGCCCGCCCCGGCACTCCGCTGTCGGGTCGATCACGACAGCCGGGAACCGAAGCGGGGCGCGGAACACGGCCGAGGTCGCGCAGATCCCGCAACGTCGTACCCGGGCGGCGCCGGTAGCGCCGACGTCCACCCCGGACCGGCCCCGACCACCCACGACCCCACCCGACCCGCCCAGCCGAGGAGACGCGCCCGAGTGCCTGAGATCAGCGAGGAGCCGACCTGCTCGTTCTGCGGAAAGGGCCGCCGACAGGTTCGGCGGCTCATCGCGGGACCCCTCGGCGTGGCGATCTGCGACGGGTGTGTCGCGCAGTGCACCGAGCTGGTCGCCGACGACGCGGAGTCCGCCCCCGACGGCGCCGGACCCGTCGAGCCCGACGGCAGGCCCGCGGGTGCGCGGCCGCCCCGCCCGAGGCCGCACGAGATCCACGCGCTGCTCGATCAGTACGTGGTCGGGCAGGACCAGGCCAAGCGGGTCCTCTCGATCGCGGTCTACAACCACTACAAGCGGATCGACACGAGGACGGCCTCCGTCGGACGTCATGCCGCCGAGAAGGACACCGTCGAACTCGGCAAGTCGAACGTCCTGCTGATCGGCCCCACCGGCTGCGGCAAGACTCATCTCGCCCAGACGCTCGCCCGCGCGCTCGACGTGCCGTTCGCCATGGCCGATGCCACCGCCCTCACCGAGGCGGGCTACGTCGGCGAGGACGTGGAGACCATGCTGGCCGCGTTGATCCGGGCCGCCGATCACGACGTCGAGCGGGCGGAGAGCGGCATCGTCTACCTCGACGAGATCGACAAGATCGCCCGGCGGAGTGCGCATCCGTCAACCACGCGGGACGTGTCCGGCGAGGGGGTCCAGCAGGCCTTGTTGAGCCTGCTGGCGGGCCGGATCGCGGAGGTCCCCCTCCACGGCGGACGCGGGCGGCCGGGTGACGAGCGTGTCGCACTCGACACGAGCAACGTGCTGTTCATCCTGGGCGGGGCCTTCACCGGGCTGGACCGGATCGTCGAGTCGCGGTCCGGCGGCGGCCTCGGCTTCGGCGTCGACATCCGCCCCCGGCAGGCGAGGGCCCCTCTCGAGGTGCTGCCCGCCGATCTCCAGCACTTCGGGCTGATCCCCGAGTTCATCGGCCGGATTCCGGTGGTGTCGCTGCTCGAGCCGCTGGACACCGCCGCGCTGGCCCGCGTGCTCACCGTGCCGCGCAACGCGCTGATCAAGCAGTACCGACGCCTCTTCGCCATCGACGGCGTGACACTGGAGTTCACCGAGGACGCCGTGCACGCGGTCGCCGAGCAGGCGCTGCTGCGCGGCACCGGCGCCCGCGCGGCCAGGGCGATCCTGGAGGAGGTCCTGCTCGACCCGATGTACGAGGTGCCGAGCCGAGCCGACGTGTCCACGGTGGTCATCACCCGAGACACCGTGCTGGCCAAGGTCGATCCGACGCTGCGGTCCCGATCGCGGCCCGCGTTCTGGTCCGAGCGACACGACCGCTCCGCCTGACCTTCGACGGGCGCCGAGACCGGCGAGGCGCCCGAGGCCCGCAAGACCCGGTGCCGGTGGCGCCGCCTCGCCTCAGCCCGCCCGGCGGGCGAAGGTGATGATCTCGATGCTCTGCTCGGTGACCGGGCTGCGGTCCCAGTCGCCGAACTGCTCCTCGACGACCAGCCCCGCCTCGGTCAGGAAGCTCGCCAGCTCCTCGACGTCCAGGAAGCGCAGCGTGCTCCGGCTCGTCTCGGGCTCCGCACGGTCGGAGGAAACGAAGGTGGTGGTGAAGCTGACCGTCCGGCCGTCGACGGGGGTGTCCACCTGGTTCCAGGTCCGGATCGTCGCGCCGGTCGGGCCGGTGATCTCCCGGACGTACTCGTCGGTCCACCGTTCCCAGGCGCGGGCGGACGGATTGCGCGTCTCGAAGGCGAACCGGCCGCCCTCGGTCAGCGCCGCGCGGATCGCGGCGAGCGAGCTGCGCAGCTCCTCGTCGGTGACGAACACCTGGAAGGCGTGGCCGGACATGACGACGAGGTCGAACTCGCCATCCCACGACGTCGAGCCGAGGTCGCCCTCGATCCACTCCACGTCCTCGCGAGTGCGGGCCTGGGCCAGCATCCCGGCGGCGGGGTCGAGGCCGCAGAGCCGCCCGGTGTGGCCCTCGTCGCGCGCCCGGTGCAGCAGGGTGCCGGTTCCGCAGCCGACGTCGAGCACCGCATCGGCGGCCAGCACCAACGGCAGGTAGAAGCCGAAGTCGCCGCGGCGCTCCCAGGTGTACTGCCGGTCGTAGAGCGCGGCGAGACCGGCATCGGCGAACTGGTGATCGACCACGCGGCTGAGGCTGTCATACCGCCCATCGCCCGCACCAGCGATTATCGGCCGTGGAGAGGGTCCACGGCGGGCCGGGACGGCCACGGGGCCGGACCTGCCGGTGGTTCGACCGTCGTCCCGCCCGACCGAGCCGCCGTCCGGTGCCGCAACCGGGCGCCTGCGGGATACCGTGCGCGGATGAGCCGTGTCACGAAGCCCGCGTCGACCAGCGGAGACCTCGACGTCGGTTGGCATGCGGGCTGGCCGTCGCCCAAGCACGATCCGGCTCCGGAGATCCAGGTGCACGCTTACGACGAGCGCACCGTCATCCTGCGGCAGAACATGTCGGTGCACTTCGAGGCCCCGTTCCTGTTCCTGCTCCTCGGGGCGGACCGGGCCCTGCTCCTCGACACCGGGGCGACCGAGGCGGCAGAGCACTTCCCCCTGCGACGGGTGGTCGACTCCCTGCTGGCGGATCGGATCCGACATCGCCCCGACTACGCCCTCGTGGTCGCGCACACCCACGGCCACGGCGATCATGTGGCGGGCGACCCGCAGTTCGTCGACCGCCCGAACACCACGATCGTGGGTCGGGAACTGGCCGACGTCGTCGGCTTCTTCGGGCTCCGGGACTGGCCCGCCGTCACTGGCGAGTTCGACCTGGGCGACCGACTGATCGACGTGATCCCCGGACCGGGCCATCAGGCAGCCGCCGTCGTGTTCCACGATCGCGACACCGGGCTGTTGTTCACCGGGGACACCTTCTATCCCGGCAGGCTGTACGTCGAGGACTGGCCTGCCTTCGCGGCCACCGTCGACCGGCTCACGGAGTTCTGCGCCCGACGCTCGGTGAGCGGCATCCTCGGCTGTCACATCGAGATGACCACCACGCCGGGGGTCGACTATCCGCGCGGCACCACCCACCAGCCTGCCGAGCCGCCGTTGGCGATGACCGTCGATCAGCTGGGGGACCTGCGTCGCGCGGTCGCCGAGATCGACGGGCGTCCCGGCGTCCACCGCTTCGACGACTTCATCATCCACAATCGCGGCGGCGAGTGAGGGTCGGCCCGTCGCGCCGTCAAGGGCGCCGGCGACGCCGTGCGTTCTCGCCGTACTCTCCGCACCGAGGACGCCGTCCACGATCGACCGTCGCCGAAGGGCCGCCGCACATGACACCGCAGGAGTTCATCGACATCGCGCTGTGGTTCCCGGAGTCGACCGAGACGCAGCCCTACGGCCCCGGCGCACTGGTCTACAAGGTCGCCGAGAAGTCGTTCGCGATCCTGGCCGACGGGCCCGCCGAGGAGCCGTCCCGGATTACCCTGAAGTGCGAACCGAGCCTCGCCGTGGAGCTGCGCGCGCAGTTCCCGAGCGTGACGCCCGGCTACCACACGGACAAGCGCCATTGGAACACGATCCTCTTGGACGGCACGGTCCCCGACGACGAGCTGGTGGAGATGACCGTGCACTCCTACCAGCGGGTCGTCGCCGGGCTGCGCAAGGCCGATCGGGACCGCCTCCGCGCCGTCCTCGGCGACGACGTGCCGCAGCTCCCGGCGGCGGGCTGACCGCCCCGGCGTCGAAGGACACGCGGCCGCAGGGCGCCGAGACGGACCGGGGACGGCCTTCCGGCAGTCCAGCGTGTCTTCGACGACGTCGATCCAGCCGCCAACCGCGCCTCGCCGCATTTTGCGTCAAGGCGGACCGAGGCGACTTCAGGCGGCCGAATCATCCGGGCGTGGCAACGGTCCGAGTCGATCGAACCAAGCTTGGACGGCGTCCACTCCTGTCCGAAGTAGACATCAATCCTCCGTCGCCGGAACGTCGGCCCGCTGTTCGAGGCGGTCGAGCCGGTCGAGGATCGGCCGGAGCTCATGGCGGACCGCCGTGGCCAGCATGGCGCCGACGTCCGCCGAGGCCGGGGCCGCCTGCGCGTTCGCTGCGGTCTGGGCACGCAGATGGACATACCCGGTGAGTGCGGCGGTGACCGCCCGGCGGGTCGACCGCAGATCGACGCCCAGCCCCCGGAGGACCTCCCCCGCCGCGCCGTCGGACTCGGCGACCAGGCCGAGCAGCAGGTGCTCACAGCCGACGTAGTCGTGTCCCAGCGCGATGGCCTCGGTGACCGTCAGTTCCAGGGCGTTGGCGGCGGAACCGCTGAACCGCAGCGCGGCGGGCCGCTCGGCACCGTCGCCGACCGTCGCCGAGACCCGCTCCAACTCCCGCCCGATCCGATCGGGCTCGATCTCCATGACCCGCAGCACCGGCAGCGCCAGGTTGCCGCCCTCGGCGAGCATTCCGCCGAGCAGGTGCTCGGTGCCGACGGTCGCGGCGCGCTGCTCGCGGGCCCGCGTGATCGCCAGCGAGATCACCGTGCGAGCACGATCGGTGAACCGGGACAGCCGAGCCGTCGGATCGTCCCCGTCCAGGTTGTCCAGCACGGTCCCGCGAATCGCGTTCACCCGCCGCACCGACGTCTCCAACGCCCGCTGGCAGATCGCCGACACGGGGATGCCGGACTCCCGGACCCCCTCGGCCAGCTCGTCCGGCAGATAGATATTGATCTTCGGCATCACGATCACCCTCGTCACTTCTCGAAGACTATGACCCCAGTTATAACCCCACTAGGGGTTATAAACAAGGAGGGGCTCCGACGAGTCCGCAGGAGAACGAGGTTGCACTCGATCTGCGCCGCACGGCGGCTCCCTCGCCGCCCTGCCGCTCGCCGGTGCCACCCGACACCCGACCTGACAGGTTCGACCGAGCTGGTCGCGTCCTCGGTGAAACGGGTCATGTCTTCCCGGCGGAGCCGGCCGGAACACGCGCAGGGGACCCGCTCAGACGAAACGGGTCCCCTGGCGGATGTGATCGCGCCGCACTACGGCAGGTCGCCTGCCGTCGTCGAGCGCAGGCGTAGCGTCCGGCCCGGCGTCAGCCCTCGGCCAGCAACGGCTCCTGGAACTCGGTGACCCAGGCGGACTCGTCCGCCGAGGTCTCCAGGTAGACCTCGCGGGCGTACCCGGTGCCGACCCGTCCCGACGCCTCGATCCAGCGGGCGATCTCCTGGACCACGGCGTCGGCCTCCGTCATCGAGCCGCGATGCACGATGGTCGCGGCCTCGACTGCGGGCAGGTCCACCACCGCGAGCGCGCCGGGAGCGGCAGGCCGCGGTTCCGCCGCCGCGACCGGGCAGGTTGCGTGCACCCGCACCCCTTCGCCGAGCGGCTCGTAGTAGGCGATGCCCGGCCCGATCGGGTGCAGGCCCTCCTCGACGAGCCTGCGGTGGAGCTCGTCGAACATCGGCGCGATGACCGGGCCGATGTCCTGCGCGGCGTAGCTCTCCGCCACCGCGCTCAACTCGGCCACCCGGACGGCGGGGACGTGCTTCACCAGTACCTCGTCGACGGACATGAGTCCCTCCTTCTCGATCACGAAGAGCCTCGCCTCGACTCTGGCCAGCCGCGCCCGATCCGCCGCCACCGCCGCCGCCAGCTCGGCGCGACGCAGCCGCAGCATGCCCTGCAACTCGGTCACGTCGATCTTCTCGTCGAGGATCGCGGCCACCTGTGCCAGCGTGAAGCCCAGGTCTTTCAGTGCGATGAGGCGGTTGAGCCTGGCGAGCTGAGCGGCGTCGTAATAGCGGTAGCCGCTCCACTCGTCGACGCGGGCCGGGCGAAGCAGCCCGATCGCGTCGTAGTGCCGCAGCATCCGCACCGACACGCGGCCGAGCCTGGCGAAGTCTCCGATGGTGAACATGACGACCTCAGGGATACGGCCTCACACGGTGTGAGAGTCACGTGGCGAGTGTCGGACACCGGGCTGCCTGCTGCCTCCTGACGACCGTGCACCCGCCCGGCGGCACGCCCCGGCCCGTCCCCTCGGCGCCCCGCCCGCCCGACGCGGTCGCCGCACGCGCGGCGAGTCCGCGCAGGCGGCACACTCGGCGGGATGACGGGCAGACACAGCGCCGGACTCCTGCTGTTCCGCACGCCAGGGCCGGACGTCGAGGTGCTCCTGGGTCACATGGGCGGGCCGTTCTGGGCCCGCCGCGACGCGGGCGCCTGGTCACTGCCCAAGGGCGAGTACCTCGAGGACGAGCCGCCCGAGGCGGCGGCGCGACGCGAGTTCCAGGAGGAGCTGGGCCTGCCCGCCCCGACCGGCGAACTGCTCCCCCTCGGGGAGGTGCGGCAGTCCGGCGGGAAGATCGTGACCGC
The Actinoalloteichus fjordicus DNA segment above includes these coding regions:
- a CDS encoding TetR/AcrR family transcriptional regulator codes for the protein MARLNRAEMQERNRARVLAAAREEFADRGFRDAKVDAIAERAELTRGAVYSNFPGKRALYFAVLAEIAGQQPAPSYQEPGRTPREALGALARAWVARLPLADTEEPHGSARLGMELFSEILVERRTRQPFAQLMQLDALLLGLALENLTRKDVAARRPALRGARPGRLVRVAETVLTTLHGASQLAAAAPGFLEPFNVVKACEQAVDLDLDDGWTVPPFLTQAEPVDASWSPPASIDLVRDVPAEFGDGVVAVLGLHRLAAAEDAVRAVPAGTRVTAVLVTGETGELAPLARLVLADLAGCLRQAFPESAWPRLQVVLDESGALASAAGVPAVSDGTEIAVRIESGRIVARADGRGACHVVAAPDDSRHGGPGVESGPPSWL
- a CDS encoding cytochrome P450 is translated as MAAVSAQDRIPEIDLSDPELMRDPWSRYGAARERSPLARLLIPGLGTMWALLRHDGARAMLSDPRFELNAGSFAHRPAVAEEYLPYLRTMQELEGPEHHRLRRLVAPAFTARRAARFRPRIERIVHRLLDELPDHVADGTVDLQRHFTRPLPMDVICELVGIPESDRPRWREYGAIIAAGHGAGLAEAIPGIVEGATAAVAVRRAEPADDLVSDLLRAQSEDGDRLDDVELVTLIWNVVLAGQTPTHLVANSVAALLDHPQQLAALRADDALLPGAVEELTRWCGPQLLAIPRQAREDVEIHGTLISRGDRVTAALAAVNGDPRVYADPDRLNLQRTPGAAGHLGFLHGPHFCLGASIARVQTEVALGALLRRFPDLASAGTPQRVPDPGNWRLAALPVTLGAPVADPAPS
- the clpX gene encoding ATP-dependent Clp protease ATP-binding subunit ClpX; its protein translation is MPEISEEPTCSFCGKGRRQVRRLIAGPLGVAICDGCVAQCTELVADDAESAPDGAGPVEPDGRPAGARPPRPRPHEIHALLDQYVVGQDQAKRVLSIAVYNHYKRIDTRTASVGRHAAEKDTVELGKSNVLLIGPTGCGKTHLAQTLARALDVPFAMADATALTEAGYVGEDVETMLAALIRAADHDVERAESGIVYLDEIDKIARRSAHPSTTRDVSGEGVQQALLSLLAGRIAEVPLHGGRGRPGDERVALDTSNVLFILGGAFTGLDRIVESRSGGGLGFGVDIRPRQARAPLEVLPADLQHFGLIPEFIGRIPVVSLLEPLDTAALARVLTVPRNALIKQYRRLFAIDGVTLEFTEDAVHAVAEQALLRGTGARAARAILEEVLLDPMYEVPSRADVSTVVITRDTVLAKVDPTLRSRSRPAFWSERHDRSA
- a CDS encoding class I SAM-dependent DNA methyltransferase → MVDHQFADAGLAALYDRQYTWERRGDFGFYLPLVLAADAVLDVGCGTGTLLHRARDEGHTGRLCGLDPAAGMLAQARTREDVEWIEGDLGSTSWDGEFDLVVMSGHAFQVFVTDEELRSSLAAIRAALTEGGRFAFETRNPSARAWERWTDEYVREITGPTGATIRTWNQVDTPVDGRTVSFTTTFVSSDRAEPETSRSTLRFLDVEELASFLTEAGLVVEEQFGDWDRSPVTEQSIEIITFARRAG
- a CDS encoding MBL fold metallo-hydrolase, with amino-acid sequence MSRVTKPASTSGDLDVGWHAGWPSPKHDPAPEIQVHAYDERTVILRQNMSVHFEAPFLFLLLGADRALLLDTGATEAAEHFPLRRVVDSLLADRIRHRPDYALVVAHTHGHGDHVAGDPQFVDRPNTTIVGRELADVVGFFGLRDWPAVTGEFDLGDRLIDVIPGPGHQAAAVVFHDRDTGLLFTGDTFYPGRLYVEDWPAFAATVDRLTEFCARRSVSGILGCHIEMTTTPGVDYPRGTTHQPAEPPLAMTVDQLGDLRRAVAEIDGRPGVHRFDDFIIHNRGGE
- a CDS encoding MmcQ/YjbR family DNA-binding protein codes for the protein MTPQEFIDIALWFPESTETQPYGPGALVYKVAEKSFAILADGPAEEPSRITLKCEPSLAVELRAQFPSVTPGYHTDKRHWNTILLDGTVPDDELVEMTVHSYQRVVAGLRKADRDRLRAVLGDDVPQLPAAG
- a CDS encoding Clp protease N-terminal domain-containing protein, producing MTRVIVMPKINIYLPDELAEGVRESGIPVSAICQRALETSVRRVNAIRGTVLDNLDGDDPTARLSRFTDRARTVISLAITRAREQRAATVGTEHLLGGMLAEGGNLALPVLRVMEIEPDRIGRELERVSATVGDGAERPAALRFSGSAANALELTVTEAIALGHDYVGCEHLLLGLVAESDGAAGEVLRGLGVDLRSTRRAVTAALTGYVHLRAQTAANAQAAPASADVGAMLATAVRHELRPILDRLDRLEQRADVPATED
- a CDS encoding MerR family transcriptional regulator, with protein sequence MFTIGDFARLGRVSVRMLRHYDAIGLLRPARVDEWSGYRYYDAAQLARLNRLIALKDLGFTLAQVAAILDEKIDVTELQGMLRLRRAELAAAVAADRARLARVEARLFVIEKEGLMSVDEVLVKHVPAVRVAELSAVAESYAAQDIGPVIAPMFDELHRRLVEEGLHPIGPGIAYYEPLGEGVRVHATCPVAAAEPRPAAPGALAVVDLPAVEAATIVHRGSMTEADAVVQEIARWIEASGRVGTGYAREVYLETSADESAWVTEFQEPLLAEG
- a CDS encoding NUDIX domain-containing protein, encoding MTGRHSAGLLLFRTPGPDVEVLLGHMGGPFWARRDAGAWSLPKGEYLEDEPPEAAARREFQEELGLPAPTGELLPLGEVRQSGGKIVTAWAVAGEVDPHRVVPGTFDLEWPRGSGRVRQFPEVDRVQWFTLPEAAERIVAAQRVFLDRLAERLAP